The genomic DNA CGGCGCCTACACCAATATCGTCCGCGCCATCTCGAACGCGGCGCAGTAGCATGCGGCCGTTTCGCTTCACCACCGCCGCCGACGAGCAGGCCGCCGTCGACGCCGGTGCCGATGGCGGCCGTTTCATCGCCGGGGGTACCACGTTGGTCGACTTGATGCGTGAGACCGTGGACCAACCCGGCGTGGTCGTCGACATCAACGCTCTGCCATACCGCGACATCGAACTGCGCCAAGACCGACTGCGTGTCGGCGCGCTGGTGCGGATGTCGCAGTTGGCCGCTGCTCCCGCTGTGCGCGAGTACTTTCCTGTTATCACCCAGGCACTGGAGAAGTCGGCGTCGGCTCAGGTGCGCAACATGGCCTCGATCGGAGGCAACCTCCTGCAGCGCCCGCGGTGTCTGTACTTCCGCGATGTGACCGCCCCCTGCAACCGCAGGACGCCCGGCTCGGGGTGTGCGGCCATCAACGGCCACAACCGGACCCACGCAATCCTGGGTGCCAGCGCATCCTGTGTGGCCACCCATCCCTCCGATCTGGCTGTGGCACTGGTGGCACTGGATGCCGTGGTGCACACGCGCGACCGCGACGGCGACCGGCAGATCCCGGTCGCCGAACTCTTCCGTCGACCGGGTGACACCCCGGAGCGCGAACACAACCTGGCTCCCGGCACGCTGATCACTGCCGTCGAGGTGCCCCGCACCCCCGAGGCCCGTCGATCCGGATATCTGAAAGTCCGGGACCGGGAGTCCTATGAGTTCGCGCTCACGTCGGCGGCGGTGGCCCTCGACATCACCGGCGGGCGCATCCGCGCAGCCCGGATCGCTGCGGGCGGCGTGGGTACCGTGCCCTGGCGGATGCACGCCGTGGAACGGGCCCTCATCGGCCAATTGCCGCGACCCCAGGTGTTCGCGTCCGCGGCGGCAGCCGCCGCGGACGGAGCGCAGCCGCTGTCCCACAACGCTTTCAAGGTCGACCTGATCACGCGCACCATCACCCGCCAGCTGGGCGCTGTTGCGGAGATGTCATGACCACGGTTCCCACTCAGGCAGCGGGTCAACCGCTGCCTCGGGTCGACGCCCGATTGAAAGTCACCGGTGCGGCCACCTATACCGCCGACAACACGATCTCCGGCCTGGTCTACGCCGCGGTGATCGGCAGCTCGGTCGCCGTCGGTTCCGTCGACGGCATCAACACCGCCGAAGCACGCAGGCACCCCGGCGTCATCGAGGTGATCACCGACTTCGCCGGCGTCACCCTCCCGCATCCCCCACCCCGGATCGCCTACTTCGGGCAGCCCGTGGCGATGGTGGTGGCGTCGTCCACCGAGGCCGCCGCACACGCCGCCACACTGGTGGAGATCCGCTACGGCAACCCCACCGATCCGCTGATCGACCCCGAGGCAGCAGGGGCCGTCGCCCAGCCGGGCACCACGGTCGACGACTATTCCCGCGGGGACGCCGACGCGGCCCTGAGCACCGCCGCGGCGGTGTCTGACCTGCAATACCGCATCACCCGCCATCAGCACAATCCGATGGAACTGGCCGCCACGGTGGCGCGCTGGGACGGCGACCGCCTCACCGTCTGGGACAAGGTGCAAGGCATCGGGCCGGCCGTCGAGGGTTACGCCGAGGCCTTCGGCATCCCGCCGGAGAACATCCGGGTCATCTCCCCGTTCGTCGGTGGCGCGTTCGGGCAGGCAGGCCTGGTATGGCCGCACCAGAGGCTCGCCGCGCTGGCCGCGCGACGGGTGGGCCGACCGGTCAGGCTGGTGTTGACGCGCAAGCAGATGTCGCATCAGCTCGGTTACCGGCCGGTCAGCGCCCAGCGACTTGCCATCGGCTCCGATCGCGCGGGCCGCATCGCCGCCATCGTGCATGACAGCCGGGTGGAGACCAGCCGGGACATCTCCTACGAGGACAACATCACCCCACCGCCGCGGTTCATGTACCGCAGTCCCGCCATGCGGTCGACGTACCGCGTCGTCCCGCTGGACGTCAGCCCACCGACCTGGGTACGCGGCGTCGGTAAGGTGACGTCCGGTTTCGCTCTCGAATGCGGTGTCGATGACCTGGCACACCGGTTGGGGATCGACCCCATCGAGCTTCGCGTGCGCAACGAACCCGACCGGGACATGGCCACCGATCTGCCGTTCTCGACACGACGTCATGTCGAGTGCCTGCAACGCGGCGCGGACGCGTTCGGGTGGTCGCGACGCAATCCCACCCCCGGGTCGGTGCGGGACGGCGACCAGCTCGTCGGCTTCGGGGTGGCCAGCGCCGTCTACCAGTCCTCCAGCAGCCCGTGCAGCGTCTCGGCCAGAGTTCATGCCGACGGCTCCGCCGATGTCAGTACCGCCAGCATCGACATGGGCCCCGGCACCTACACCTCGATGACCCAGATCGCGGCCGATGCGTTGGCCCTACCGGTCGGCCGGGTCCGATTTCACCTGGGCGACAGCACCTTTCCGAGTGCACCCATGCACGGTGGGCAACAGACGATGGCCAGCGTGGGATCGGGCGTCGCTCATGCATGCGGGCTCCTGCGCGACAAGTTCGTCCGCACCGCGGTGGTGGATCCCGCGTCGCCGCTGCACGGCGCCGCCGTCGCGGACATCGTCGTGGACGGCGGCCGGATGACGCATGTCTCGGGTCGCAGCGAGTCCTTCCAGGAGCTACTCCTGCGTCGCGGGTGGAACCATCTGGAGTCCGAGCACACCTGGAGTCCGCAGGCCCGCGTCGAGGACTATTCGGTCTGGTCCTACGGAGCGGTGTTCGCCGAGGTGGCCGTCGACGAACTGTTGGGGACGGTGCGGGTGCGTCACCTCGACGCCTATTACGACGCCGGGCGGATCATCAACCCCAGGCTCGCTCACAGCCAGGCGATCGGCGGCATGGTGTGGGGCATCGGCATGGCACTGCTGGAGGATTCACACATCGATCACCGCGACGGCCGGGTCGTGAATGCGAACTTCTCCGATTACCTGGTGCCCGTCAACGCGGATGTCCCCAGACTGGATGCCACCTTTCTGCCCGCCGAGGACGGCATCGCCAGCCCCATTCGAGTGAAGGGACTCGGCGAGCTGGTGATGATCGGCGTCGCGCCGGCCATCGCCAATGCCGTCTTCAACGCGACGGGGCGGCGCATCACCGAACTACCCATCACCCCGGAGCGGCTGCTGTGAGGTAGCTCCGTAACACGTCGACAGCCGCCGTGATCTGCCCGACGTGCACGTGCTCGTCGCGCCGGTGCGCCAGGTTGGGGTCACCGGGGCCGTAGTTCACCGCGGGGATACCGAGGGCGGCGAACCGTGCGACATCGGTCCAGCCGTACTTCGCGCGGGCCTGCCCGCCGGCCGCCCGCACCAGGGCGGCGGCCGCGGGCTCGTGCAGACCCGGCAGTGCACCGGCGGCGGCATCGGTCTGCTCGATCGTTACGTCCAGGCCGTCGAACACCGCGCGCACGTGGTCCAGCGCCTGGGCCGGCGTGCGGTCGGGGGCGAAGCGGAAGTTCACCGTCACGGATCCGGCGTCGGGAATGACATTGCCCGCCACTCCCCCGTCCACCCGCACCGCGGAAAGCCCTTCTCGGTAGACGCAGCCGTCTATGTCCACGTCCCGGGCCCGGTACTCCGACAATCGTGCCAGCACGCCGTGCAGCTTGTGGATGGCGTTGTCGCCCAACCACGATCGGGCCGAGTGCGCGCGGGTGCCGGTGGTGCGGACCACCACGCGCAGGGTGCCCTGGCAGCCCGCCTCGATGACGCCATCGGACGGCTCGCCGAGGATGGCGACGTCGGCCTGCAGCCACTGCGGCAACTCTTGCTCAATGCGGCCCAGGCCGTTGGCCGACGCCTCGATCTCCTCACAGTCGTAGAAGACCAGCGTGAGGTCGTGGGCCGGGTCGGCGACTGTGGCGGCCAGGTGCAGGAACACCGCGTCGCCGGCTTTCATGTCGACGGTGCCGCAGCCATGCAGGATCTCTCCGTCCCGGCGCGAGGGCACGTTGTCGGCCGCCGGGACGGTGTCCAGGTGCCCGGCCAGCAGGACCCGGGTGGGCAACCCGCGATGGGTGCGCGCGAGCACCGCGTTGCCGTTGCGGATGATCTCGAAGCCCGTGGTCTGCCCGCGCAGTGCGTTTTCCACCTCGTCTGCGATGCGACTTTCGTGGCGCGACTCACTGGCGATGTCGACCAGCGCTGCGGTCAGGGCCACCGGGTCGCCGCGTAAATCCAGCACAATGTGCCAGCGTAATGCCCCATGCGTATCCAGTAGCCTTGACCACCGTGACTGGAGCTTCGGGTATTGGGGTGGCAACGCTGGCGGCCAATGGAACGGTGCTCGACACCTGGTTCCCGGCACCGGAACTCGGTGAGGTCGACGCGCCGGGCACGGTGCAGCTCTCGGTGGCCGAGGCCACCGCCGAACTGGCCGAACTGACCGGCCGCGACGAGGACCGCGATGTGCAGACCGTGCTGGTACGCACCTCGATCGCCTCGCTCGACGACGCGCCGGCCGATGCCTACGACGTCTATCTGCGGCTGCACCTGCTCTCGCACCGCCTGGTCGCCCCGCACGGACTCAACGCAGGCGGGTTCTTCGGCCTGCTGGCCAACGTGGTGTGGACCAACTACGGACCCTGTGCGGTGGAGGGCTTCGAGTTCGTCCGGGCCCGGTTGCGCAGGCGCGGCCCGGTCACGGTGTACGGCGTCGACAAGTTCCCCCGCATGGTGGACTACGTGGTGCCCACCGGGGTCCGCGTGGCCGACGCCGACCGCGTGCGCCTCGGTGCACATCTGGCGTCGGGGACGACGGTGATGCACGAGGGTTTTGTGAACTTCAACGCAGGCACCCTGGGTTCGTCGATGGTCGAGGGGCGGATCTCGGCGGGAGTGGTGGTCGACGACGGCTCCGACATCGGCGGCGGGGCCTCCATCATGGGCACGCTGTCCGGTGGCGGCAGCGAGGTGATCTCGGTGGGCAAGCGTTGCCTGCTGGGCGCCAACGCCGGGCTTGGCATCTCCCTGGGTGACGACTGCGTGATCGAGGCGGGGCTCTACGTCACCGCGGGCACCAAGGTCACCTTGAGCGACGGCAAGACCGTCAAGGCCCGCGAGCTGTCCGGCGCGAACAACCTTCTGTTCCGCCGCAATTCGGTGTCCGGTGCCGTCGAGGTGGTCACCCGCGAGGGCAAGGGCATCACGCTCAACGAGGCGCTGCACGCCAACTGACGCCCCAGGGGTGCCCGAGCGTGCGTGTTTGTACGTCCACGCGCGGTGTGTCGCGTACAAACACGGGCGCTCGCGCAGAGGGGAAGAGAGGTCAGTGGCCGGCGAGCACGCAGAACTCGTTGCCCTCGGGATCGGCGAGCACCACCCAGGACTGCTCGCCCTGGCCGATGTCGACGTGCCGGGCGCCGAGGCCGACCAGCCGCGCCACCTCGGCCTGCTGGTCGTCGGGGGTGAAGTCGAGGTGCAGCCGGTTCTTCACACTCTTGCCTTCGGGCACCGGTAGAAACAGCCACACCGGTCCGCCGTCGGGCGGGGTCAGCTGCACGTCGCCGTCCTCGGTGACCTCCGACGGCCAGCCGAGCGCCTCGGCCCACCAGTGGCCCAGGCTGTGCACGTCGGTGGCATCGATGCAGAGCTCGCTGAACCGCAGACTCATCTCATCAGCTCCTTCTTGAGTACCTTGCCCATGGCATTGCGGGGCAACTCATCCACCACCCGCACCTCCCGTGGCCGCTTGTGCGCCGAAAGCTGCTCCCCCACATGACTTATCAGCTCCTCCGGGGTGGCGGTGCCCACCACGTAGGCGACGATCCGTTGCCCCAGGTCGTCGTCGGGCACCCCGACCACGGCGGCCTCGGCGACACCGGGGTACTCCAGCAGGGCGGTCTCGATCTCTCCGGCGCCGATGCGGTAGCCACCCGATTTGATCAGGTCCACCGATTCACGGCCTACGATCCGGTGCATCCCGGCGTCGTCGATGACGGCGATGTCCCCGGAGTGGTACCAGCCGTCGGTGTCGAGCACCTCCGCGGTGGCCTCCGGCCGGTTCAGATACTTGTCGAACAGCATGGGCCCACGAATCAACAACTGGCCCAACGTTTCTCCGTCATGAGCCACCTCGTTGCCCGCCTCGTCCACCAGCGTGGTCTGCACCCCGTCCACCGGCAACCCCACCCAGCCGGGTCGGCGGTCCCCGTCGGCCCGGGTGCTCAGCGTGATCAGCGACTCGGTGCTGCCGTACCGCTCGATGGGCGTGTGGCCGGTCAGCTCGGCGAGCCGGGAGAACACCGGTACCGGCAGCGCCGCGCTGCCCGAGACCAGCAGCCGCGCCGAGGACAGCGCGCGTGCCGACACCGGGTCACCGGCGATCCGCGACCACACCGTGGGCACCCCGAAGTACAGTGTGCCGCCGGCGGCCGCATACGCCTCCGGTGTCGGTTTCCCGGTGTGCACAAACGGGTTTCCGATCCGCAGTGATCCCAGCAGCCCCAGCACCAGGCCGTGCACGTGGAACAGCGGCAGGCCGTGGACCAGGACATCCTCGGAGCTCCACTGCCACGCCTGGGCCAGGGCATCGATGTCCGCGGCGATGGCGCGCCGTGAGGTCTGCACCCCTTTGGGCGCCCCGGTGGTCCCGGAGGTGTACATGATGTACGCGGGCCGGTCGGGGTGCGGCTCGGCATACCGGTGCCACGAGCGTGCGTGCACCCGGACGGGAATGTGCGCGAGCCCGGCCGGCTCGTCGGGCAGCTCCCCCAGCCAGGCCTGGGCGGCGGAATCGGTCAGGATGTGGGCCCGTTCGGCCACGCCGACGTCAGGAGGCACCGGAACGAACGGAACCCCGGCGATCAGGCAGCCGGCCACCGCCAGCACGGTCGTCATCGTCGGGGTGGCCAGGATGGCGACGCGGGTGGCGCCGCCCACCCGCTCGGCCACCGATGTCGCCGCGCCCAGCAGGTCACTGCGGCTCAAGGTGGTGTCGCCGATGGTCACGGCATTGGGGATATCGGCGCCAGCGGCGACCGCTGCGGGGTTCAGGGATGCCAACAGCACCCACAGGACGCTACCCGGCGATAATGGCCGCATGACCCACATCCGGCGTACCGGCACCCGCGAGGCTTACCGCAACGCCTGGATGACGTTGCGCGAAGACACCATTGCGCGGCCCGACGGGTCCGAGGGGATCTACGGGGTGGTGGACAAACCCACGTATGCGCTGATCATCGCCCAGCGCGACGACAGCGTCGCGCTGGTGGAGCAGTTCCGCTATCCCCTCGGCCTGCGCCGCTGGGAGTTCCCGCAGGGCACCGCGCCCGACCGCGCCGAGCTGGAGCCCGCCGAGCTGGCAGCGCGGGAGTTGCGCGAGGAGACGGGTCTGCGTGCCGGCACGCTGACGCCGCTGGGCCTGCTGGACGTGGCGCCCGGGATGAGCAGCCAGCGCGGCCGGGTGTTCCTGGCCACCGACCTCACCGAGGGCGAGCCGGAGCTGGAAGCCGAGGAGCAGGACCTGCGCAGCGCCTGGTTCCCGCGCAGTGAGGTCGAGGCGATGATCCGCGCCGGTGCGATCACCGACGCCCAGTCCATCGCGGCGTGGACGCTGTTGCTGCTGCACGAACAACGCTGATCGCGTAATACAGCGGTGACGCCGGCGGAAAGCCGGCGAAACGCACCGCACCAAGGATGGGCCGATGACCCTGGCAAAGATCGTCACCGAAGGTCGGCCGGCGCAGCGCCCGGTCGACGACATCCCCCCGCTGAAGCGGTTGCTGCCGCTGGGCATCCAGCACGTGCTGGCCATGTACGCCGGCGCGGTGGCGGTGCCGCTGATCGTGGGCGGCGCGATGGTGGGCGCCGGCCAGTTGCAGCAGTCCGACATCGTGCACCTGATCATGGCCGACCTGTTCGTCGCCGGGATCGCCACCATCATTCAGGCCGTCGGGTTCTGGCGGTTCGGGGTGCGGCTGCCGCTGATGCAGGGGGTGACGTTCGCCGCGGTGGGCCCGATGATCACCATCGGCACCGCCCACGGCGTGACGGCCATCTACGGCTCGGTGATCGCCTGCGGGGTGTTCATGATGCTGCTGGCGCCGGTCTTCGGCAGGCTCATCCGGTTCTTCCCGCCGCTGGTCACCGGCACCATCATCCTGATTATCGGGGTGTCGCTGATGCGCGTGGCGGCGGGCTGGTTCGGCGGCGGCACCGGCCCGGACTTCGGTGACCCCGCGGCCGTCGGGATGGGCTTTTTCACCCTCGTGGTGATCATCGCGATCGAGCGGTTCGCCCCGGAGGGACTGCGCCGCGTCTCGATCCTGCTCGGCCTGCTGATCGGCACAGTCGTTGCCGTCCCCCTGGGGATGACGGACTGGAGCCACATGGGCGACTACAGCTGGATCGGTTTCGTCACGCCGTTCCAGTTCGGCCTGCCGTCGTTCCAGATCAGCTCCATCATCGCGCTGCTGATCGTGGGCATCGTGATCATGACCGAGACCACCGGCGACATCGTGGCCGTCGGTGAGATCGTCGACGAGAAGATCACCCCGCGGCGGCTGGCCGACGGCCTGCGCGCCGACGGGCTGGGCACCGTGATCGGCGGTGTCTTCAACACGTTCCCGTACACGGCTTTCGCGCAGAACGTCGGCCTGGTGGCCATCACCGGGGTCAAGACGCGCCATGTGGCGACCGTGGCCGGTCT from Mycolicibacterium tokaiense includes the following:
- a CDS encoding FAD binding domain-containing protein; translation: MRPFRFTTAADEQAAVDAGADGGRFIAGGTTLVDLMRETVDQPGVVVDINALPYRDIELRQDRLRVGALVRMSQLAAAPAVREYFPVITQALEKSASAQVRNMASIGGNLLQRPRCLYFRDVTAPCNRRTPGSGCAAINGHNRTHAILGASASCVATHPSDLAVALVALDAVVHTRDRDGDRQIPVAELFRRPGDTPEREHNLAPGTLITAVEVPRTPEARRSGYLKVRDRESYEFALTSAAVALDITGGRIRAARIAAGGVGTVPWRMHAVERALIGQLPRPQVFASAAAAAADGAQPLSHNAFKVDLITRTITRQLGAVAEMS
- a CDS encoding xanthine dehydrogenase family protein molybdopterin-binding subunit; amino-acid sequence: MTTVPTQAAGQPLPRVDARLKVTGAATYTADNTISGLVYAAVIGSSVAVGSVDGINTAEARRHPGVIEVITDFAGVTLPHPPPRIAYFGQPVAMVVASSTEAAAHAATLVEIRYGNPTDPLIDPEAAGAVAQPGTTVDDYSRGDADAALSTAAAVSDLQYRITRHQHNPMELAATVARWDGDRLTVWDKVQGIGPAVEGYAEAFGIPPENIRVISPFVGGAFGQAGLVWPHQRLAALAARRVGRPVRLVLTRKQMSHQLGYRPVSAQRLAIGSDRAGRIAAIVHDSRVETSRDISYEDNITPPPRFMYRSPAMRSTYRVVPLDVSPPTWVRGVGKVTSGFALECGVDDLAHRLGIDPIELRVRNEPDRDMATDLPFSTRRHVECLQRGADAFGWSRRNPTPGSVRDGDQLVGFGVASAVYQSSSSPCSVSARVHADGSADVSTASIDMGPGTYTSMTQIAADALALPVGRVRFHLGDSTFPSAPMHGGQQTMASVGSGVAHACGLLRDKFVRTAVVDPASPLHGAAVADIVVDGGRMTHVSGRSESFQELLLRRGWNHLESEHTWSPQARVEDYSVWSYGAVFAEVAVDELLGTVRVRHLDAYYDAGRIINPRLAHSQAIGGMVWGIGMALLEDSHIDHRDGRVVNANFSDYLVPVNADVPRLDATFLPAEDGIASPIRVKGLGELVMIGVAPAIANAVFNATGRRITELPITPERLL
- the dapE gene encoding succinyl-diaminopimelate desuccinylase, coding for MLDLRGDPVALTAALVDIASESRHESRIADEVENALRGQTTGFEIIRNGNAVLARTHRGLPTRVLLAGHLDTVPAADNVPSRRDGEILHGCGTVDMKAGDAVFLHLAATVADPAHDLTLVFYDCEEIEASANGLGRIEQELPQWLQADVAILGEPSDGVIEAGCQGTLRVVVRTTGTRAHSARSWLGDNAIHKLHGVLARLSEYRARDVDIDGCVYREGLSAVRVDGGVAGNVIPDAGSVTVNFRFAPDRTPAQALDHVRAVFDGLDVTIEQTDAAAGALPGLHEPAAAALVRAAGGQARAKYGWTDVARFAALGIPAVNYGPGDPNLAHRRDEHVHVGQITAAVDVLRSYLTAAAPG
- the dapD gene encoding 2,3,4,5-tetrahydropyridine-2,6-dicarboxylate N-succinyltransferase yields the protein MTTVTGASGIGVATLAANGTVLDTWFPAPELGEVDAPGTVQLSVAEATAELAELTGRDEDRDVQTVLVRTSIASLDDAPADAYDVYLRLHLLSHRLVAPHGLNAGGFFGLLANVVWTNYGPCAVEGFEFVRARLRRRGPVTVYGVDKFPRMVDYVVPTGVRVADADRVRLGAHLASGTTVMHEGFVNFNAGTLGSSMVEGRISAGVVVDDGSDIGGGASIMGTLSGGGSEVISVGKRCLLGANAGLGISLGDDCVIEAGLYVTAGTKVTLSDGKTVKARELSGANNLLFRRNSVSGAVEVVTREGKGITLNEALHAN
- a CDS encoding VOC family protein, producing the protein MSLRFSELCIDATDVHSLGHWWAEALGWPSEVTEDGDVQLTPPDGGPVWLFLPVPEGKSVKNRLHLDFTPDDQQAEVARLVGLGARHVDIGQGEQSWVVLADPEGNEFCVLAGH
- a CDS encoding acyl-CoA synthetase, whose amino-acid sequence is MLLASLNPAAVAAGADIPNAVTIGDTTLSRSDLLGAATSVAERVGGATRVAILATPTMTTVLAVAGCLIAGVPFVPVPPDVGVAERAHILTDSAAQAWLGELPDEPAGLAHIPVRVHARSWHRYAEPHPDRPAYIMYTSGTTGAPKGVQTSRRAIAADIDALAQAWQWSSEDVLVHGLPLFHVHGLVLGLLGSLRIGNPFVHTGKPTPEAYAAAGGTLYFGVPTVWSRIAGDPVSARALSSARLLVSGSAALPVPVFSRLAELTGHTPIERYGSTESLITLSTRADGDRRPGWVGLPVDGVQTTLVDEAGNEVAHDGETLGQLLIRGPMLFDKYLNRPEATAEVLDTDGWYHSGDIAVIDDAGMHRIVGRESVDLIKSGGYRIGAGEIETALLEYPGVAEAAVVGVPDDDLGQRIVAYVVGTATPEELISHVGEQLSAHKRPREVRVVDELPRNAMGKVLKKELMR
- a CDS encoding NUDIX domain-containing protein — its product is MTHIRRTGTREAYRNAWMTLREDTIARPDGSEGIYGVVDKPTYALIIAQRDDSVALVEQFRYPLGLRRWEFPQGTAPDRAELEPAELAARELREETGLRAGTLTPLGLLDVAPGMSSQRGRVFLATDLTEGEPELEAEEQDLRSAWFPRSEVEAMIRAGAITDAQSIAAWTLLLLHEQR
- a CDS encoding nucleobase:cation symporter-2 family protein, with the protein product MTLAKIVTEGRPAQRPVDDIPPLKRLLPLGIQHVLAMYAGAVAVPLIVGGAMVGAGQLQQSDIVHLIMADLFVAGIATIIQAVGFWRFGVRLPLMQGVTFAAVGPMITIGTAHGVTAIYGSVIACGVFMMLLAPVFGRLIRFFPPLVTGTIILIIGVSLMRVAAGWFGGGTGPDFGDPAAVGMGFFTLVVIIAIERFAPEGLRRVSILLGLLIGTVVAVPLGMTDWSHMGDYSWIGFVTPFQFGLPSFQISSIIALLIVGIVIMTETTGDIVAVGEIVDEKITPRRLADGLRADGLGTVIGGVFNTFPYTAFAQNVGLVAITGVKTRHVATVAGLILVLLGLLPKMAAVVEGIPLPVLGGAGVALFGMVAASGVRTLTRVKFDNTNILVVAISVGVAMLTEAKLYYTNRAIADAPVNVALDLYAKFPDWFQTIFHSGISAGALTAIVLNLLLGRRHGDSEPDSELAAHDAPRGALPDPLDALLAADPSTSPERLRALAEERPELHTIIVTNPSADLATCDWIRAQGDPKVIAVCEKWDNVTEGRFSRRVKE